The Amaranthus tricolor cultivar Red isolate AtriRed21 chromosome 14, ASM2621246v1, whole genome shotgun sequence DNA window ttttaattttcttttattggtTTATcctaaaattacgtatgatgAGTTATAGGTTGTTCTGTTAGAGGTGTCCATTTGGATATTCGGATATTCGGATAGATTTTTGATATCATATTTCGAATccgattaattttgatttttgataatatataaatattttaataatctgattttgatttttatatacatGTTATTTCGAGTCGATCAGATCATACTCAATTTCACTTAATCGAATCAATTTTTGTACCACTCTATATTTACCCATTTATAATTAGTGTTTATCAACGAATCAATTAACAACACGTTTCATAATCTTACTTTTTACTGAGATATTTGGTCAACTAACTATGACTAAATACACAAAGATAAGATTTCACTTACCAACTCTTTCCACCTCATTCAAGTTATGCTCATAACACTCATTAATTATTAAGAGACATTGCTAAACAATGAGTCGTTTGTTATTTTATTGGTATTTCACACAATTTGATGCACAAAATTGTTTAGGTTGGATAAGGTAGTCCTAAGAAATAGGATTGTAAGCCGAGAATTATGACTTAATTTAGTGAttgaaaatttttctttcaaCCTTGTAATAAAAATTGGATTCAAAACGTCAACACAAAAATCAATTCTTCTTGCCCCGAAATATAATATTAACATAACAAGAGACCGCTTATATACACAAGGAAGGAAGGTAAGTCCCTCGATGATGTTTTGGTCTGGCTAAACTACCATAGAAGAGGAGTTGCCTAAATGCATGGAGATGTTATGTCTTGTGACGTTGATGACTTTCTCGAAGCTTTGCATGAGCAAGCAAGGGCTCCATTGACTCATAACGATGAAGCAAACAAGCATGATGTTGTAAAtgtgactttaattttattaatcaaacatataaaataaagttacataaaTTTAGTAGGTTATAAAAACATATGACAAATTCAAACCTTTgcttaacatacaccaaatgtgAACTTCATCATCAGGAACACCATATATCGAACATAGTAGCAAGAGGATTTTGTAtgtgaacttgatattaattctaggcgagatcttctttcctaaaacatcatttcctccctactacgATGCTTGAGAATATAAACCGAaaatatgttctgagatacaaagaattacactaaattcctagcacaaggaacttagaacgacatgagaaaacttaagtggaagaagaaacggaaatttacaatcgaggattgcaagttctctatgtaaagtactagagaagaaaagaaaaaaaaatcaaaaattgcaTATTCCATGCACATCTCATAtaagaaataacttacacatgccttctatatttaaagaaaagcatacaaccattcatgaagtaatatgtcacttcatgaaccgcaacatcgattcacgaatcaatgtcgatattaaatcaattcatcccaataattcagttaatataaccatattaaccATAGGTAGTTATTGCATAACTTACAAAACCGAATAAAACGAACATTGCAAAAACCAGCGCGAAAGTCACGAGCCACGATTAGGCCAATTTGCGAGCCGCGACCTGTGCTTATACCAAAACAAAAACTTTTTGCAATTTTAGGATATTTCCAacttattattaattcaattaatttatttggttGAATTAATTACCATTTCCGATgaccattatacgctctaaatgacaacgGGTGCAATCGACAAATGTATGGATCATTGCTTGGACAAGTAGAAATGGTATTAAGAGCCGATCACTTGTGCACAACTCTAACTTGTTAAGGTAACAGTGCAAGTTGAGCTCGAGTGGAGCTATGTCCTATTGAGTAAGTTTTCACAATTGATTAACTCCACCTATTTTTCCACAATACCAATTTCCTCTAATTTTGTGCTTTATTAACTGAATTACCTCCTTTAATTTATCCACTAATATCAATTTGTCTTTCTATACTCTATTACCTTATGTATATCAACCATTAATTTCATATTTAACAgtcaatttaaataattatctaTTGGTTAACTTACTATTTTAtcctcaaaatatatatataaatatatacaattttgTGATAGTTTTTAATGTTTCCAAATTCTCTAATTCAATTGGGTTCAAATTGGTTCAATCTACGTTAAGATAAGTTTAGTTCATCAAAGAATGTAGATCATGATCacaaaaaacaatcaaaaattaGGATTGATATTTCTTGAGAGAACCAGTTGTAGAGCAACCAATTTTCACAGAAAAATCAAATTCCCAATGAAGACAAGAACGGTAGTTAATAGGAAATGTCACTTCAATGTGAAAAGCCAGAAAGCCAGAATTACTGTATAAACAGTAAATGCACTAGTTTAAGTGCTTAACCTTACATTAAAGCAAATCCCGTTACTTTAAACTGGAAAAGGATAAAGCAGCAGAAACTACAGTTTTTTTGGTGGAGATAAGACAGGAAGAACTCAATGGAACAACCTATCCTAGTGGGCAAAGCTGAATTTACGTAACCTTACCTTTTTTTTTACTATCAAGTCTATTatctatttttaaaagaaaataaattacaacaCTACATTACCCCAATGCTATTAAGTGGCTTACAATTAGCCGGGGTTTAGGAATGAATGTATGCAAGTATGCAACTTTACCCacgttattaataaaaaaaagattgtTTCTAATTGACCCATGATAGCGAAAATCATTACAACTTCACGTAGCTATAAAGTATTCATGATTTAGCGAGTCATTTTAATTCAGTCCGTTATAATCCGaaatataatttcacaataCTTTTACCAACTAGAACGAAGAGTATACATAAAGGGAAAAGGTTCATTGCTAAGGCTTAAATTAACCCTCCTTTTCAGCCTCAGCCCGCATTATCAACCCAGCTATGCTTCTTTAGTTCAATGTGCCATGCAATACAAGTTCGGAGAAGAACCTACAAATGTAACTTTCCAAAGATGTCGTACTAAGTTGGCTAACGTCTGTGATCTTTCACACATCATTACATAACATATTTCACCTTAATAATACAAAGCCTCAAAACCACAGGTATTCTCGAATCGGAACCTTATGTTATCCCTTTTTCCCTTTCTCAGTAGCATTATGAAATTGGTACTTTAAAACCCAATACAAATGACATGAACGAGCATACACCAAGAAAAATACAACTGTTCAATTATAGTTTTTAACTTTATGCCTTGGAACAAGATAACccttcaattctaactattcaCCAAACACATTAATTACATGAATGGATCAAATTTAGCCATTTACTTTTCAGGTGTTATTAAGAGGAAAAAAAAGATATTGATTGGAAAATCAATAACTACCTAAAATGCTAAAGCTATTCGTAATTGACTTTAAATGTCTTCAATAGTTTATTATTTATGTGTTCTTGCGGAAATGCAGGCCATTACACCTCTGTGGCTCTGTGGTGGACTTCTTTCCGGTTCGTGCACAGAACTGCCTTTTTATATCATTGATATAaatgattatcaattatcaacCCAGAGTTCATCACAAAGTATTGCTCAAATTAGTGGTATAACAATTGCAATTGTCCATCTTTATGACTAAAACCTGAATTGAATATTATTACCAACTAGAATATCTCGTTTAATCATGAATACATCAATAACAAATGCTATATATTAAGATAATAGACATAATCAACACAATTATGCAACGATTACTGCAAAAATTACACTACTAATTAATTACAGCGGATGAGCATCACATTACATATCataaattgttttaattttaattttctttcatcGAGTATAAAGGTCAAGAAATTGGAGTGGAAAAAGGTTACCAATTTGATGCAAAATTGTAATGAGATGTGTTAAAAGCAAGCTCTAAATCACCCTCATGTGCAGGGTTTTCGGAGTGTCGTGACGAGGGTGCAACGAAGAATAAGGATTGGTGTTCCAAGGCAGCAGCACTCACAAGGTCAGAGAGCTCGGATGAAAGCCGCTCAACTGGTCGAGCGGTTCAACTGAAGAGGAACAGAGAGTTCAGTAGCTACTGGATTGGCACTCGACTGGTTGAATGGGTCTGCTCGATTGAGCGGGCTCCAGTACACGAGTTCAGCGAGTTTCTGTTTTATTTGCGGGCTTTAAGCCATTGGTGCTAGGGCTTCTAATATGTGCTAGGCTATATAAGAGAGCCTTAGAACATCACTAGAAGTATGAGAGTAAGGCTACACGAGAGAGAAAGCTAGGGTTAGAAACCATAAgtgttttcttcttcattgtatTAGTTTATGGGTGATATCCATCGTTGAATGGAATCACTATCTTGAGAGCTTATTTACAAGTGTCTTTAGTTTGTCATTAGTGTATTGTTGAATATATTAATGAAAGGAATCATCTTTTGAGGGGATgtatcattagatacctcataaacacattgATGTTATTGCTTGTTTGTTTTCTCTTGTTTATGCTCTGTTTTTCACTCATCTTCTACATCGTTTTCAACCATTGTTGAGTCCTAGCCATTCTCTTTCAAAATGCAAAGTTCGCCATTTGTTTCACTgaggaaagagaaagagagaaaattaGAGGAAGTTCGTGGATAGAGATCCGCCATAGAAGCTGAATGGAGAAGGGGGAAACCACCGAATTGAATACTATCCTCAATTTTAACTCGTGGGCTGGAGAGTGCAGTTATTAAAAAACGCAAACTATTGTGAGAGACCCATAAGATATATAGACTAAATAacctaattaatacaaattaaagaaaaaaataaaaatgtgagcttcttgttttgagatcgtctctttgagagatcgtctttcaCAAGAGTAGCTAATTAAAAcaccaaaagataatacttgtgTCACAACTTGAGACGATCTCGCAAATACATATATTATACTTAGGTTAAATAGTTCATCAAATATATATGATGATAAAATGAATTTCTTGTTTGAGATTGTCTCGCTGAGAGAAAGTCTATCACAACTCACAAAAGTTAGCTCTATTAGTGTAATTGTTAATTTATGCTCTTGAATGGTGAGTTAGTAAAGGGTAGAGGTGATGTTAGCGATAAGGATGATATCACATGTTGTGTCTGTTGTGTTATGTTACATTGTTACATTTAAAATTGTCATAAACAATGTTGTGCCTTGTGCTTGACCATCCAAAAATATGGTATTTACCATAAAAATTGTAGTCGCGTCTATTATGCCTTTTGTGAAGTTGTGTCGTACATGAGCATCCTGCGTGCAGGCCCAACCCACTTCAACTTAGTTTCTTAATGGACGGAAAAACCGGGTACCAAAGTATTAACAATCCTGTTTAAACAAAACACACCTTTCGGCTTTGACTTTCGAGCCGGACTTTTTGATGGTCGTAATTGGCAAGTGGTAAATGGGCCGACTTGTTTCGGGCTTTCAAAAGACCCATTTAGTTCGATGAGTAAGGGAAACCACATAAATGCCTAACCTTGTAATATAAATACTGCAGGTACTTCTTTATAAGAACACCATTCAACCCATTTATAGGGTTTTATATTAGGGTTTCAAATTCGCCGCTATCATCTACAATTGGAAAAATTAACCAAATTGGTTCTATAATTTTCCAATTCCTTTACGTTTTCCTCAAATTCGTAGTTTTCTTTTTGTCAATCAACCTTTTTGTATGAAAATCTAGGCAATCGAGATTACGAAATGATGAACAAATTTCCCTATTGGTTTGATTCGCCAATATGATGGCGATATTATGTATTAGCTCTATCTGATCGAAATCTCTTCGCTTCATCTGTtctttcaaatttttcttttaattttttcaatcgGTTAATGCATACTCGAGTGCTTTACAGGATATAGTTGATTATTAATTCCTTGTTGAGCTCATGGAGTGTGCTACATTGTTTTTAGGTCGCCATTTTAGGGGGTTTTCTTGCTCATTCATAGCCTGGAAGTTCCTTTTCAATAGCGACTACATTTTTATTTCTGatttataaatttgattttaaaaagatTCGCATTGTGAAGAGAATGAATTGATGAACAATTTGTTTCTCTATTGGTTTGATTCACCGGTATGATGGTGTAGTTTTTGTATTCGTACTGTCTGATCATTCTctacttttgattttttttttcctctcaaTATTTcataaaagattaaaattattaattgttttaaaatgattttgaCTCATACTTTgatttagaattgaaagcacaTATCGAAGGCTTGGCAGGAGGAATTTGAATTCAAACCTCTGCTGAGCTCATAAATTGTGCAATATTAACTTGTCAATTGTCATTCAATTGTTTTCTAGCATTTTCCTCTAATTAGATGGAGAATTTATGGATTTATTgacaaataaaatcatatttttcatattaattaGCTCATTAATTGTTCAAAACACTTGATTGCAAAATTAGGTCAAGAACGAAGGAGCATATTGCAAAATTAAGCGAATCTGAATTGAAGTAAAGCTATTATTGAAAATGTTGGTGGTAAATATGTTTAAGAACGAAACTTTACAGATGTAATCCAATTTAATTCGAAGTGAAAATATgtccaaaaaaaaaagacttatCAACCTTAATACCTTAATATTCAATTATTCCCGATGGACATTGTTGTAATTTTAGTGCTTCTACAAACTACAACGGTACAACCCCTTTAAACTTTTCAAGTTCTATACTACATTTTGTTACCAAAGATACTTTACAAGCTAAGTTAACATTTGGGTGACAATTTTATATGTAATTAGATATTTGCTAAAGAGCAGATATACACTTAAAAAGGACTTGTTAACACTAAACTTGGGTGACAATTTCATATAAGGTTTCTCACATTATTAGCGTTAAACTTGTTAATCGATTGAAAATAGACTTTTCTAACGTGAGAatagggtttttgttttttctttgcaACCTTaacataatttttcatttgatCATATTAAAAAGGACAAATATGTTGATATTGATGTTGTTAGTGTTGTTAGAGGGATCTATCGAGAGCGGAAGCGAAGCTAAAAATGCTAAGAAAGGTTAAAAATCATTGCTTAAAGATGTACTAATGAAACAAGGTTATTTGTAAGTATTAAGATAATTTTAAACGTGAAAAAActaattcaaatattaacaCCATGATTTAAGATGGTTCATTATTAATAAAGCTACATTTACCATTTTAGGCTAGtgtatttattatttgtttaaagAATATAAGAGAAAGAAGTTCAATGCAAGTTAAAGGAATTCCATCAATGAAATACATGAGTGTTTGTGAGAAAATTAAACATGAGTAGAGAATTATGAAGTGAAAGGTAAAATATAGGAGGCTCAAGCATATTGCTTGGCGCTACATTTACATAGTTACCTACAACAACACTAGACATGTATATAGGCAAGGAAACTAAGACACGAATATTACACAACAACTGTGGAATGGCCTGATGGGCTTCTGACCATGCTGCTCCTTCGAGCATGAAGTTCGTTCTTCCGACAGATGATCCTTGGCAGCTTCTAGCTCGAGTAGTTTTCCTTACATGTGATCCATTGGTTACCCTTTGCTCGATCCCAAAGCATCTTCCAACTATAGTATGACAACATGCCTTGGTGATCAAGTCTAATCCAAAACTTTAACTTGTACTTTGTGTATCAAGTGTGCACCTTACCCAAGTCTTAGAGTGTAGTTACCGGTTATCACTAGGGTTGTTCATCGGTTTAGACTCGGACTGGACCAGCCGAAACCCGTTAGACCGACAGATCggaatttttaatattttaggtTCGGAGATCGGACCGGTTCCATCCGGTCCGGTCCCAATCTAACCCGGTTTCCTCCCGGTTCGGTCCGAGTTTAGATCGAAAGTAATTTTtgataccaaaaataaattaagaaatggaagattttaaaataatttagcaaattaattattttaaaataaaatatttgagttaaaaagttattttgtgttagaaataaaaaatatcaagccctttaaattagtatatacataaaaatcgtaaatattattcctcttcaaaattatttgtatatatacccGGTCAAATCCGGTCTAACCGGTTCGGTCCGTTCTCATTTTGCACATCCCTAGTTACCACCGATCAAAACTCATGTCTAAGGTCTAGTAAAAAAGTTGTTACATCTTAACTTTGAGTCCAAATTCATTTACACTACAAATGTAATGTAACATTATGATCAAAAGTAACAAACTTCAAGTCAAACTTTTTCAGATATTATTGtgctaatattattttaaattgataaAACCATTGATATCTTTAATATAATAGGATAGTAAATGGTTTGAGATTGGCTCTAGAaggaaagaaaatttgaaacatataagaaaaaaatattaaaaaattgaataataagTAATTTTTGAAACTATTTccaaaattaagaatttttgcACGAAGCTGTAGTCAGGATAAgttcgttgttaataacaacGGATAAATAATAAAAGGTCAAATTCAGTCAAATAATGGGCAACTGTTATTAATTGTGGGCGATAGTTTACACTAAATTTTACTAGTCAACATTCGGccgctgttaataacagtgGCCTATTGTTTGACTGACTTCcactttatttttaaacaagtCCTCCATTGTTTGACTTTTGATCGACTATCGCGGCCAATTATTGAGCTAACTTTTTTTTGACTCAATATAGTAATGGGCCATTGTTATTAAGTGTGAACATTACCAAGGCACAGGTTTAGATAAAAACTACTTACTTTgggaaatatttttaaaaattgcctATTATTCGactttgttttttatatttttgcttatttgtttgaAATTTTCAGAAGGAAAAAGGCAAGGTGTGTACATATCTTAATTCTTAAACCTCATCTCTTATTTTGTTACTATTTGATAGATTTCACAATTCACGGTAAGGCCAAGAATCCCTAAATTGTCTTCACCAAACACAAAAGAATGGTGAAAGCTATTATTCCCAACCATGAACTCATCTCTGAAAGCGAAAGAAGTGGAAGCATTCGATCAAACAAAGGCTGGAGTTAAAGGGCTTATAAACTCAGGCATATCGATCATACCTTGGTTTTCGTTCATCCACAAGAAAATCTTTCATCAAATGAAGGTTTTTCCCTTCCCTTGAGGTTTCCAGTTATAGACTTTAGTATGCAATGGCGGATATCTTTTCCTTTCAAGAGCGGATTCCATAATTGGAAAGTCAAAAAGATATCTGGGTTAGAGCTAATCAAGGAGGGGTGTATGGCCTGAACCTAATACTGTACGAGCCCCAAAACGTGACACGGGCTAGATCTATCCGCGATTGCGAACCAGTCAGCCCCGTGATTATCATTTTCAGTTCACAAAATAGCACGAAAGGAAAGTAAGAACACATAGTCGAGCAATGATATCAAAACGCACACTTCAAATCCATTAACAAGTGTAAAGTGTTTCAAGCTCTAGACAGCTTACAACTCGAAAAATATACAATCTTGGGAACAAATACCAAAAAGAAAAGACCCATTTCTTCAGAAACTTTGGGTATTCTTTCTCTGACGAACTATTTATACTAGGACGGAAGGCACACAAATCCAAAACACGAAATACACACATTTAACGGTCATCGTAAGACATTACAAAACAACTCACAGCACATCAACGAAAGCACCGATAGGCAAAAGCCGTCAGACAGTAGCTTTTGATTGCAAAAGCTGTACAAGTGACCATAATACATCCATTCTATGCAACTTCCTGTTGCTCTGACTCTGCAATGACAAATATTAAAACTCGTTTAGCGAAAAACTTCAGACTATGCATTATTTTGCTTCGGGATGGAAGTAATTCAAGCATATAAAACGTGTGGTGTATAGAGAGGTCACGGGAAAATATTTTACTTAAGTAAATTAACGagggtaaggttgtgtacatctGATCCTCCGCCCCTATAGGTGGGACCCACCTAATAACATTGCGGTAATGAAAGGTAAATTAGCAAGACAAGTTATGCAGCATAGAACATAACGTAAAATATCGGCTACATTGCAAGGATTTGTTTAGGTCACCAAGACCGCAAGATAGGCCATGATAACCGCGAAACATCTGCATTCACCAAAAACATGGTTTGCAAAATTATTTTAACCCCCCTCCCCCGATAGGCATATGACATATATTAGCTGTCACAGGTTTGGGTTCAGAATTTACCTCAACCACGAAACGCACCCATGTTTTATCTCCGTGATTGTCGGTCATGCCTTCTAATATAGTCAAGCCCAAGCACCTGATGGCTTCTGCTATCTCTAGAAAGTGGTCACAATCTTCACATAACATCTGTAGACGCAAAAAGTAAGCTATAAAACTCAAGATAATGTCGGCAGGTGAGATGGGTTTTCAAGCACACAACCCATGTAACGATTCACGACATTTGACAATTCTTGAAATAACAAGATTGATGAAACAATGTATAAACATACCTCAATTAGCATTTGCCCATTCATGTTGAGATTTTCTACTACTATTGGGCAAATTTTCATATGCCCACCAACCTCTACCGCCCAGCTTGACCCTTGCTCATAACCAGAACCGAACACTCCCATTTCATTAATACAACCCTACATATCCAAGTACATGGGAGTCAAGTTCCGTTATTTGAATGCGGTGGAAACAACGACACTCAATTCTTACCTTAGACTTTACACTGTTACTGAGCTTGTCAGCATGCTTCGTGACACTCTGCATGAAGACCATATGCTTGATTGTCCGTTCAAGCAATGAATCGATGCTACACTGCATAAGTAAAGGAAATATTTCAAAACACGTCGTAAAATTCCATCTGAAGAGCACTGTTTTTACAACTACACTGAAAAAGATGTACCTTTGATCCATTTGGCACAAGTTCTCGAAGCTCTTTAATCCGGTCTTGAATAAGCTGCCTATCTCTTGGCCGAGGCCGAGAACTTTCACCAGGTCTGGCTCTCTTTTTGTTAGGCTTACTTGGTTCAACTGGCCTCACTAGCGGCTCTCTAAATGCGCTAGCTGAAGACCTAAGGCTACAAGAGTCTGACGAGTTCAAGCAGTTTTGCGTACTATCATCTAGAAGTGACGAGCACCCAATTGAATAATACGATGATGGACCTATTGTATGACTAATATTCATAGAAGGCTCCGGCATTTTTTCAGTTGTCAACGTGGATTCAGATGTAGAGAATGACTTCGAATTCTTCAAAGCAGCTTCCTTGCGGCAAAAATTAGCTACAACAGCTTCTAAAAGATGATCCGTGCCAGAATCCGTCGTAAGCTGACTACTTTCCATAGCATCGGGCATCTGAGAAGCAAGTCTATCATCGGGAATTTCAGACTCCCGAGACCAAGGGTAGCATTGTTTTAGAATTTCCGGTCCTAAAGCTTCATGCAGCTCGGTTCCAACAGAGAACATGACAGATGACTTTAAGTTGCCAACACTATCCAGGCAACTAAACTCGGGTTTCTTCTCCGCGTAGTTCTTTGTGTTTGGTTTTTGCAAGGAATCAAAAGCTACTAAATTTTGACCCTTTTCCTCGTAGAAATGGTCCTGAACTCTGGAATTCTCAGCTGAAAGTTTACCGCCATAAAAAAGGCTATTTTCTGTTATGCAACTTTGCGAGGATGCACTAATAACtccattttgaaatttataaccGTTACTTTCACAATTGGAGACACTGAGCTGATTAATAGATTGCTGATTTCCGGATACTGAATGAACAAATCCATTTTCCCTCGACAACTCTACCACTTCGTTGAGATGCACGTGTCTCTTGGGAGATTGAATGTCAAGAGGATTGGAGGAAGTATTCTCGATATTCATAGTTTTATCAAGATCAAGTAAGCACTCATGAAAAACATCTGGGCTAAAATTTGTTGCGGGAATATCTGACTGTAAAAAAGATAGACAAGATCAATATGTGAATATCAGAGTTCTTcagttttggattataatggactgtattgaaataattcattaatttatgtgcacttcttatataTTATGACGTTTACTGCCAAAAATTAATcagaaacaatctctttgtaatCACTAACTAGGGTAAGGTCACATACATTTGAACCCCAAAGTCCTAAATAGGGGGTGTTCAATGGACCAGATAAGGGTCGGGTCGAGCTTAAGCATATATGGGTCTGATTGGATAGGGCTCTTTGAACTTAATATGGGACCTAGCCCGATCCGGCCCATTTTTGttacttaaaattattataatccccaattactaatttttaatagttaatttgtagaaatatttataattcccATTGgtattgtcatttataataattaaatcatCCATCAATTATGTTATTTAAAGGGCCCGTTTCCAACCCTTCGTAAGCCCTTTTATAGtctgttttattttaaatatagtaGAGCCCGTTTTGGCCCGTATTTAACCTGACCCTTACAAAATCC harbors:
- the LOC130800462 gene encoding transcription factor EMB1444-like, with the protein product MAPHLQQLLRSLCSNSEWNYAVFWKLTHRARMVLTWEDAFYNNHFKLDPSESKSFGETLESLHDGHVAHDPLGLVVAKMSYHIYSLGEGIVGQVAATGKHRWVFAGEQAMSSCSPLELCDGWQAQFAAGIKTIVVAAVVPHGVVQLGSLNKVNENMHTLTHIQNVFSSLYESACQIQTPIHSNLQNVLQMSDIPATNFSPDVFHECLLDLDKTMNIENTSSNPLDIQSPKRHVHLNEVVELSRENGFVHSVSGNQQSINQLSVSNCESNGYKFQNGVISASSQSCITENSLFYGGKLSAENSRVQDHFYEEKGQNLVAFDSLQKPNTKNYAEKKPEFSCLDSVGNLKSSVMFSVGTELHEALGPEILKQCYPWSRESEIPDDRLASQMPDAMESSQLTTDSGTDHLLEAVVANFCRKEAALKNSKSFSTSESTLTTEKMPEPSMNISHTIGPSSYYSIGCSSLLDDSTQNCLNSSDSCSLRSSASAFREPLVRPVEPSKPNKKRARPGESSRPRPRDRQLIQDRIKELRELVPNGSKCSIDSLLERTIKHMVFMQSVTKHADKLSNSVKSKGCINEMGVFGSGYEQGSSWAVEVGGHMKICPIVVENLNMNGQMLIEMLCEDCDHFLEIAEAIRCLGLTILEGMTDNHGDKTWVRFVVESQSNRKLHRMDVLWSLVQLLQSKATV